A window of the Brachyhypopomus gauderio isolate BG-103 chromosome 14, BGAUD_0.2, whole genome shotgun sequence genome harbors these coding sequences:
- the carmil3 gene encoding capping protein, Arp2/3 and myosin-I linker protein 3 isoform X1, which produces MEPKDTVAAGFLSVSREMTESIKRLIDKPSLKLAKAVKVESRTGRSEDRILVLSTWRLYLMSPKIPSKVEQTFNFLEIRAMNPQPEDRVVIETEKSTYWLRLQSSDHLGQLLGHVNFALSRIFNNSIYAPSVFQADGDVSDAGNKYSPNSETSVEAQRTCGGFSETYAALCDYNGISCKEEVQWDVDTIYHAQDNRELNLLDFSHLESRDLAVIVAAMAYNTWFTKLSCKDLRLSSEVVEQVLHTVSKSSSLEELTLENVGLKADFPQKLAVALSENPASVLHSLNLAHNTLDNQGVSNLIQQVCRLSKGLRSVSLSKTSLSSKGVASLTQALSSSDDCSSSLLYLDLSRNPGMLSGEDATNLYLFLAQPNCLVHLDVSASDCAVDLLFGTLLRGCCSDLSYLNLSKNSFSARKVRETLPTFRQFFSSAFSLSHLSLASMKLPPDMLRALFLGLSSNPHISDLHLDVSGCELRSVGAAIIQDSFPQVSCVSTLDISDNGLDADLLLVIPAFSRHPSLKNLLLGKNFNAKARVLDEILQKLVQLIQEEECGLQSLSLSDSRLRSRGAVLVNALGSNACLRKVDLSGNGLDDAGARMLSKSLQTNTTLRSVTWDRNNTTAVGFQDVARSLEHNFTLQYMPVPLCDVTQAYRSAPERTEQAMTKIQRALLRNNQTQRFSQKQALRLHQGLVTSTAEQVMERLCMRVQQQVCCLRAASDTEEVQAARQVLKEARNSRALYPSLCELAHVLSVDGPVRQKLETLSGELAKAADKELQVIVDSMVSLCRELCPMSSATAENLSPPLSSISERVSVPRSAIRTALMERAAQDVNQALEEVKLTVVSYLTNSIMDQILQELYTTHKTLLHQVSLMRRLEDGCTVRRTLRHTEALDGADDDFAMCIDTIAIKKRSCRTRRIRPVSTRPSLGDDPASSPSPAMPHPAPPLSLSASWETLASLPTQGAPLRHVTHFRPRPPRNHRPGHAPVDVHPSENGGVPMPGDGLLDDGLPDFYSKRVLPDSQLSAHGLSQALRRKKRRGVLSILTGFRKNRSFACEVPDPDAGGGACGDECRTNVTTENVYSVIQHPKDLEGVEPLSKGANGMLMELGAERTPQLSRRPIYSIPLPGMTGFSPPFLLQRQSPDYSEVLSSSEVSLASEDTSRSPDCQAEGQTAPQDGHGQSAETGAGVGAELELRESQQKPIPPPQRRKPNKSAEDNEDVRAGSEERDDRGERARDDGGQHEYPQRAHGETPPSPEQLYSSPKKSPLRDVPSEKRPLVPPASAKPVLRLVDSPVSQDDEEEPISIRDLINAQSNLTSDSCEEDHPSSVSSSSETS; this is translated from the exons GTGTTGTCAACGTGGAGGCTGTATCTCATGTCTCCTAAAATACCCAGCAAG GTGGAGCAGACGTTTAACTTCCTAGAGATTCGTGCAATGAATCCTCAACCAGAGGACCGG gttgtCATAGAAACAGAAAAGTCCACCTACTGGCTGAGGTTGCAGTCGAGTGACCACCTGGGCCAGCTGCTCGGCCACGTGAACTTCGCACTCTCACGGATCTTCAACAACTCCATCTACGC TCCCTCTGTTTTTCAGGCAGATGGAGATGTCTCTGATGCAGGAAATAAATATTCTCCGAATTCCGAAACTTCAGTGGAGGCCCAGAGAACATGTG GGGGCTTCTCAGAGACGTACGCGGCCCTGTGCGACTACAACGGCATCAGCTGCAAAGAGGAAGTGCAGTGG GACGTGGACACTATCTATCATGCCCAGGACAACAGGGAGTTAAACCTGCTGGATTTCAGTCATCTGGAAAGCAG GGATCTCGCCGTGATCGTGGCGGCCATGGCGTACAACACGTGGTTCACCAAACTCTCCTGCAAGGATTTACGCTTA agctCAGAGGTAGTGGAGCAGGTCCTTCATACAGTCAGTAAATCAAGCAGCCTGGAAGAGCTCACACTGGAGAATGTAGGCCTTAAAGC GGATTTCCCCCAGAAGTTGGCCGTGGCCCTGTCTGAGAACCCTGCATCAGTGCTGCATTCTCTCAACCTGGCCCACAACACGCTGGACAACCAAG GAGTGTCAAATCTCATCCAGCAGGTGTGTCGTCTCAGCAAAGGTCTACGCTCAGTCAGCCTGTCCAAGACCTCGCTCTCCTCTAAGG GTGTGGCGTCCCTGACTCAGGCCCTGAGCTCCAGCGACGATTGCTCCAGCTCTCTTCTCTACCTGGACCTGAGCCGCAACCCCGGCATGCTGTCAGGGGAGGACGCCACG AATCTCTACCTGTTCTTGGCTCAGCCCAACTGCCTGGTCCATTTAGACGTGTCGGCCAGCGACTGCGCCGTGGACCTG CTCTTTGGGACGCTGCTGCGCGGCTGCTGTTCGGACCTGTCCTACCTGAACCTCTCCAAGAACTCCTTCTCGGCCAG gaaagtgagagagacactCCCCACCTTTCGCCAGTTCTTCAGTTCAGCGTTCAGTCTCTCCCACCTCAGCTTGGCTTCCATGAAGTTGCCCCCAGACATGCTGAG GGCTCTGTTTCTGGGACTGTCCTCCAACCCCCACATCTCAGACCTTCACCTGGACGTCAGTGGCTGTGAG ctcagGTCAGTAGGAGCAGCAATAATACAGGACTCGTTTCCCCAAGTGTCTTGCGTCAGTACTCTGGACATCTCTGATAACG GTCTAGACGCTGATCTCCTCTTGGTCATCCCAGCGTTCTCACGACATCCGTCCCTCAAGAACCTGCTCCTGGGGAAGAACTTCAATGCTAAGGCCAG GGTGCTGGATGAGATCCTACAAAAACTGGTACAGCTTATACAGGaagaagagtgt GGCCTGCAGAGCTTATCGTTGAGCGACTCGAGGCTCCGGTCGCGGGGGGCGGTGCTGGTCAACGCCCTGGGGAGCAACGCCTGTCTGCGCAAGGTGGACCTGAGCGGAAACGGGCTGGACGATGCCGGGGCGAGAATGTTGAGCAAGTCTCTGCAGACCAACACCACCCTGAG GAGTGTGACGTGGGATAGAAACAACACCACAGCCGTGGGATTCCAAGATGTGGCTCGCTCTCTGGAACA TAATTTCACTCTGCAGTACATGCCCGTCCCACTCTGCGATGTCACACAAGCGTACCGTAGCGCCCCAGAGAGGACGGAACAGGCAATGACAAAA ATCCAGCGTGCTCTGCTCAGAAACAACCAGACTCAGCGGTTCTCCCAGAAACAAGCTCTACGTCTTCACCAGGGCTTGGTGACCAGCACCGCCGAGCAG GTGATGGAGCGTCTGTGTATGCGCGTTCAGCAGCAGGTGTGTTGTCTGAGAGCCGCCTCGGACACGGAGGAGGTGCAGGCCGCCCGGCAGGTTCTGAAGGAGGCCAGGAACTCCCGCGCG CTCTACCCATCTCTGTGTGAGCTGGCCCACGTGCTGTCCGTGGACGGGCCGGTCCGACAGAAGCTGGAGACCCTGTCTGGAGAACTGGCCAAAGCTGCAGACAAGGAACTTCAA GTGATTGTGGACTCCATGGTGTCTCTGTGTCGAGAGCTGTGTCCCATGTCCTCCGCCACTGCGGAGAACCTCTCGCCTCCTCTGTCCTCCATCTCGGAGCGCGTGTCCGTCCCTCGCTCTGCCATCCGCACGGCCCTGATGGAGAGAGCGGCGCAGGACGTCAACCAAGCCCTGGA AGAGGTGAAGCTGACCGTGGTTTCCTACCTCACCAACTCCATCATGGACCAGATACTTCAGGagctctacaccacacacaagaCCTTG CTCCATCAGGTCTCGTTGATGCGTCGGCTGGAGGACGGTTGCACCGTCAGACGTACGCTACGTCACACCGAGGCCCTGGACGGCGCAGACGACGACTTCGCCATGTGCATA GACACCATAGCCATAAAGAAGCGCAGTTGTAGGACGAGGCGAATCCGGCCCGTCTCCACCAGACCGA GCCTAGGAGATGACCCCGCCTCCTCCCCTTCACCAGCCATGCCCCAcccagcccctcccctttcactCTCAGCCTCTTGGGAAACCTTGGCGTCCTTGCCTACCCAGGGTGCACCTCTACGTCATGTGACTCACTTCAGACCCCGCCCTCCAAGAAATCACAGGCCAGGACACGCCCCTGTAGATGTG CATCCCTCCGAAAACGGTGGCGTGCCGATGCCGGGCGACGGCCTGCTGGACGATGGACTGCCGGATTTCTACTCCAAGCGGGTCTTGCCCGACAG TCAGCTCTCCGCCCACGGTCTCTCACAGGCCCTGAGGCGGAAGAAGAGACGCGGCGTGTTGTCCATCCTCACGGGCTTCCGGAAGAACCGGAGTTTTGCATGCGAGGTGCCAGACCCTGATgccgggggcggggcctgtggcGATGAATGCCGCACCAA TGTCACCACAGAGAATGTGTACTCCGTGATTCAGCACCCCAAGGATCTCGAGGGGGTGGAGCCACTGAGCAAGGGAGCCAATGGCATGCTAATGGAATTGGGGGCGGAGAGAACGCCTCAGCTCTCCCGACGACCAATTTACAGCATACCGTTGCCAGGGATGACAGGGTTCAGCCCACCTTTCCTCTTACAGAGACAA TCACCTGACTACAGCGAGGTGTTGAGCTCCTCAGAGGTGAGTCTCGCCAGCGAGGACACGTCCAGGTCACCTGACTGCCAGGCAGAGGGACAGACGGCCCCTCAGGACGGTCACGGCCAATCAGCTGAGACAGGGGCAGGAGTGGGGGCGGAGCTAGAGCTGCGTGAGAGCCAACAGAAGCCAATTCCTCCGCCTCAGAGGAGAAAGCCCA ACAAATCCGCAGAAGATAATGAAGATGTGAGAGCCGGGTCTGAAGAGAGGgatgacagaggagagagagcgagggatgATGGAGGTCAACACGAGTACCCACAAAGAGCCCATGGAGAAACTCCACCCAGTCCTGaacag
- the carmil3 gene encoding capping protein, Arp2/3 and myosin-I linker protein 3 isoform X2, translating into MEPKDTVAAGFLSVSREMTESIKRLIDKPSLKLAKAVKVESRTGRSEDRILVLSTWRLYLMSPKIPSKVEQTFNFLEIRAMNPQPEDRVVIETEKSTYWLRLQSSDHLGQLLGHVNFALSRIFNNSIYAPSVFQADGDVSDAGNKYSPNSETSVEAQRTCGGFSETYAALCDYNGISCKEEVQWDVDTIYHAQDNRELNLLDFSHLESRDLAVIVAAMAYNTWFTKLSCKDLRLSSEVVEQVLHTVSKSSSLEELTLENVGLKADFPQKLAVALSENPASVLHSLNLAHNTLDNQGVASLTQALSSSDDCSSSLLYLDLSRNPGMLSGEDATNLYLFLAQPNCLVHLDVSASDCAVDLLFGTLLRGCCSDLSYLNLSKNSFSARKVRETLPTFRQFFSSAFSLSHLSLASMKLPPDMLRALFLGLSSNPHISDLHLDVSGCELRSVGAAIIQDSFPQVSCVSTLDISDNGLDADLLLVIPAFSRHPSLKNLLLGKNFNAKARVLDEILQKLVQLIQEEECGLQSLSLSDSRLRSRGAVLVNALGSNACLRKVDLSGNGLDDAGARMLSKSLQTNTTLRSVTWDRNNTTAVGFQDVARSLEHNFTLQYMPVPLCDVTQAYRSAPERTEQAMTKIQRALLRNNQTQRFSQKQALRLHQGLVTSTAEQVMERLCMRVQQQVCCLRAASDTEEVQAARQVLKEARNSRALYPSLCELAHVLSVDGPVRQKLETLSGELAKAADKELQVIVDSMVSLCRELCPMSSATAENLSPPLSSISERVSVPRSAIRTALMERAAQDVNQALEEVKLTVVSYLTNSIMDQILQELYTTHKTLLHQVSLMRRLEDGCTVRRTLRHTEALDGADDDFAMCIDTIAIKKRSCRTRRIRPVSTRPSLGDDPASSPSPAMPHPAPPLSLSASWETLASLPTQGAPLRHVTHFRPRPPRNHRPGHAPVDVHPSENGGVPMPGDGLLDDGLPDFYSKRVLPDSQLSAHGLSQALRRKKRRGVLSILTGFRKNRSFACEVPDPDAGGGACGDECRTNVTTENVYSVIQHPKDLEGVEPLSKGANGMLMELGAERTPQLSRRPIYSIPLPGMTGFSPPFLLQRQSPDYSEVLSSSEVSLASEDTSRSPDCQAEGQTAPQDGHGQSAETGAGVGAELELRESQQKPIPPPQRRKPNKSAEDNEDVRAGSEERDDRGERARDDGGQHEYPQRAHGETPPSPEQLYSSPKKSPLRDVPSEKRPLVPPASAKPVLRLVDSPVSQDDEEEPISIRDLINAQSNLTSDSCEEDHPSSVSSSSETS; encoded by the exons GTGTTGTCAACGTGGAGGCTGTATCTCATGTCTCCTAAAATACCCAGCAAG GTGGAGCAGACGTTTAACTTCCTAGAGATTCGTGCAATGAATCCTCAACCAGAGGACCGG gttgtCATAGAAACAGAAAAGTCCACCTACTGGCTGAGGTTGCAGTCGAGTGACCACCTGGGCCAGCTGCTCGGCCACGTGAACTTCGCACTCTCACGGATCTTCAACAACTCCATCTACGC TCCCTCTGTTTTTCAGGCAGATGGAGATGTCTCTGATGCAGGAAATAAATATTCTCCGAATTCCGAAACTTCAGTGGAGGCCCAGAGAACATGTG GGGGCTTCTCAGAGACGTACGCGGCCCTGTGCGACTACAACGGCATCAGCTGCAAAGAGGAAGTGCAGTGG GACGTGGACACTATCTATCATGCCCAGGACAACAGGGAGTTAAACCTGCTGGATTTCAGTCATCTGGAAAGCAG GGATCTCGCCGTGATCGTGGCGGCCATGGCGTACAACACGTGGTTCACCAAACTCTCCTGCAAGGATTTACGCTTA agctCAGAGGTAGTGGAGCAGGTCCTTCATACAGTCAGTAAATCAAGCAGCCTGGAAGAGCTCACACTGGAGAATGTAGGCCTTAAAGC GGATTTCCCCCAGAAGTTGGCCGTGGCCCTGTCTGAGAACCCTGCATCAGTGCTGCATTCTCTCAACCTGGCCCACAACACGCTGGACAACCAAG GTGTGGCGTCCCTGACTCAGGCCCTGAGCTCCAGCGACGATTGCTCCAGCTCTCTTCTCTACCTGGACCTGAGCCGCAACCCCGGCATGCTGTCAGGGGAGGACGCCACG AATCTCTACCTGTTCTTGGCTCAGCCCAACTGCCTGGTCCATTTAGACGTGTCGGCCAGCGACTGCGCCGTGGACCTG CTCTTTGGGACGCTGCTGCGCGGCTGCTGTTCGGACCTGTCCTACCTGAACCTCTCCAAGAACTCCTTCTCGGCCAG gaaagtgagagagacactCCCCACCTTTCGCCAGTTCTTCAGTTCAGCGTTCAGTCTCTCCCACCTCAGCTTGGCTTCCATGAAGTTGCCCCCAGACATGCTGAG GGCTCTGTTTCTGGGACTGTCCTCCAACCCCCACATCTCAGACCTTCACCTGGACGTCAGTGGCTGTGAG ctcagGTCAGTAGGAGCAGCAATAATACAGGACTCGTTTCCCCAAGTGTCTTGCGTCAGTACTCTGGACATCTCTGATAACG GTCTAGACGCTGATCTCCTCTTGGTCATCCCAGCGTTCTCACGACATCCGTCCCTCAAGAACCTGCTCCTGGGGAAGAACTTCAATGCTAAGGCCAG GGTGCTGGATGAGATCCTACAAAAACTGGTACAGCTTATACAGGaagaagagtgt GGCCTGCAGAGCTTATCGTTGAGCGACTCGAGGCTCCGGTCGCGGGGGGCGGTGCTGGTCAACGCCCTGGGGAGCAACGCCTGTCTGCGCAAGGTGGACCTGAGCGGAAACGGGCTGGACGATGCCGGGGCGAGAATGTTGAGCAAGTCTCTGCAGACCAACACCACCCTGAG GAGTGTGACGTGGGATAGAAACAACACCACAGCCGTGGGATTCCAAGATGTGGCTCGCTCTCTGGAACA TAATTTCACTCTGCAGTACATGCCCGTCCCACTCTGCGATGTCACACAAGCGTACCGTAGCGCCCCAGAGAGGACGGAACAGGCAATGACAAAA ATCCAGCGTGCTCTGCTCAGAAACAACCAGACTCAGCGGTTCTCCCAGAAACAAGCTCTACGTCTTCACCAGGGCTTGGTGACCAGCACCGCCGAGCAG GTGATGGAGCGTCTGTGTATGCGCGTTCAGCAGCAGGTGTGTTGTCTGAGAGCCGCCTCGGACACGGAGGAGGTGCAGGCCGCCCGGCAGGTTCTGAAGGAGGCCAGGAACTCCCGCGCG CTCTACCCATCTCTGTGTGAGCTGGCCCACGTGCTGTCCGTGGACGGGCCGGTCCGACAGAAGCTGGAGACCCTGTCTGGAGAACTGGCCAAAGCTGCAGACAAGGAACTTCAA GTGATTGTGGACTCCATGGTGTCTCTGTGTCGAGAGCTGTGTCCCATGTCCTCCGCCACTGCGGAGAACCTCTCGCCTCCTCTGTCCTCCATCTCGGAGCGCGTGTCCGTCCCTCGCTCTGCCATCCGCACGGCCCTGATGGAGAGAGCGGCGCAGGACGTCAACCAAGCCCTGGA AGAGGTGAAGCTGACCGTGGTTTCCTACCTCACCAACTCCATCATGGACCAGATACTTCAGGagctctacaccacacacaagaCCTTG CTCCATCAGGTCTCGTTGATGCGTCGGCTGGAGGACGGTTGCACCGTCAGACGTACGCTACGTCACACCGAGGCCCTGGACGGCGCAGACGACGACTTCGCCATGTGCATA GACACCATAGCCATAAAGAAGCGCAGTTGTAGGACGAGGCGAATCCGGCCCGTCTCCACCAGACCGA GCCTAGGAGATGACCCCGCCTCCTCCCCTTCACCAGCCATGCCCCAcccagcccctcccctttcactCTCAGCCTCTTGGGAAACCTTGGCGTCCTTGCCTACCCAGGGTGCACCTCTACGTCATGTGACTCACTTCAGACCCCGCCCTCCAAGAAATCACAGGCCAGGACACGCCCCTGTAGATGTG CATCCCTCCGAAAACGGTGGCGTGCCGATGCCGGGCGACGGCCTGCTGGACGATGGACTGCCGGATTTCTACTCCAAGCGGGTCTTGCCCGACAG TCAGCTCTCCGCCCACGGTCTCTCACAGGCCCTGAGGCGGAAGAAGAGACGCGGCGTGTTGTCCATCCTCACGGGCTTCCGGAAGAACCGGAGTTTTGCATGCGAGGTGCCAGACCCTGATgccgggggcggggcctgtggcGATGAATGCCGCACCAA TGTCACCACAGAGAATGTGTACTCCGTGATTCAGCACCCCAAGGATCTCGAGGGGGTGGAGCCACTGAGCAAGGGAGCCAATGGCATGCTAATGGAATTGGGGGCGGAGAGAACGCCTCAGCTCTCCCGACGACCAATTTACAGCATACCGTTGCCAGGGATGACAGGGTTCAGCCCACCTTTCCTCTTACAGAGACAA TCACCTGACTACAGCGAGGTGTTGAGCTCCTCAGAGGTGAGTCTCGCCAGCGAGGACACGTCCAGGTCACCTGACTGCCAGGCAGAGGGACAGACGGCCCCTCAGGACGGTCACGGCCAATCAGCTGAGACAGGGGCAGGAGTGGGGGCGGAGCTAGAGCTGCGTGAGAGCCAACAGAAGCCAATTCCTCCGCCTCAGAGGAGAAAGCCCA ACAAATCCGCAGAAGATAATGAAGATGTGAGAGCCGGGTCTGAAGAGAGGgatgacagaggagagagagcgagggatgATGGAGGTCAACACGAGTACCCACAAAGAGCCCATGGAGAAACTCCACCCAGTCCTGaacag